In one Bos mutus isolate GX-2022 chromosome 19, NWIPB_WYAK_1.1, whole genome shotgun sequence genomic region, the following are encoded:
- the CNTROB gene encoding centrobin isoform X1, translating into MAASAASPTSPLRAKDLLSESSEAPGLNQVSSEVTSQLYTSLHLSRQAESTARAQLYLPAASPPPHEVLDGLAQELSHSLSVGLENNVKKKDGSKHIFEMESVRGQLQSMLQISRDAAYRDPPIPGADSERREEDSFDSDSTATLLNTRPLQDLSPSSSAQAFEELFPRYTSLRPGPPLNPPDFQGLRDALDSEHTRRKHCERHIQNLQTRVLELQQQLAVAVTADRKKDIMIEQLDKTLARVVEGWNRHEAERTEVLRGLQEERQAAELTRSKQQETVTRLEQSLSEAMEALSREQEGARLQQREKETLEEERQALTLSLELEQQRCQVLQEERDEARAGQLSERRQLETLQVALEEERRSWAQQEHQLKEHYQALQEESQAQLEREKGNTQREAQATREAQQQLALLQSEVRRLEGELDTARRERDALQLEMSLVQARYESQRIQMESELAVQLEQRVTERLAQAQESSLRQAASLRDHHRKQLQELNGQHQQELSTQLAQFKVEIAEREERQQQVAQDYELRLAREQARVRELQSGNQQLEEQRVELVERLQAMLQAHWEEATRLLSTTTLPPHPPVPPAGPSSPGPQEPDKGERRIWTVPTMAVALKPVLQQSRETREELPGVPPPVLCSPSPDLSLLLGPTFQSQHSFQPLEPKPDLTSSSVEAFSAVGTFHPDHRAERPFPEEDPGSEGDGFLKEGLPPPSQLQGLKHFLHQLLETAPQSHENPSVDQLPSKPGPLTAPSWEETPQVPRLPPPVHKTKVPLAMASSLFRVHELPSAPSQSGGPSGGSPERGGDGPASSRQLMEVSQLLRLYQARGWEALPAEDLLLYLKRLEHGGGGTDSRGENAPRRNTDSRLGEIPRKEVPSQALPRRLAVAPKTDKPPARKKSGHPAPGGVRSRGGIWR; encoded by the exons ATGGCAGCATCAGCTGCCAGCCCCACTTCACCCCTACGGGCCAAGGACCTCCTGAGTGAGTCATCAGAAGCCCCTGGGCTGAACCAAGTGTCCTCTGAGGTGACCTCCCAGCTGTATACTTCTTTGCACCTCAGTCGTCAGGCAGAGAGCACAGCCCGAGCCCAGCTGTATTTACCTgctgcctccccacctccccatgaGGTGTTGGATGGCTTGGCCCAAGAACTGAGTCACAGCTTGTCAGTGGGATTGGAGAACAACGTGAAGAAAAAG GATGGTTCCAAGCATATCTTTGAGATGGAGAGTGTTCGGGGTCAACTCCAGAGCATGCTCCAAATCTCACGTGATGCGGCTTATC GGGATCCCCCGATTCCAGGTGCCGACTCTGAGAGACGGGAAGAGGACTCCTTTGACAGTGACAGCACAGCCACTTTGCTTAA CACCCGACCGCTGCAAGACTTGTCTCCATCCAGCTCAGCCCAGGCCTTTGAGGAGTTGTTCCCCCGCTACACCAGCCTTCGGCCAGGGCCCCCACTCAACCCCCCAGATTTTCAGGGACTGAGAGATGCACTGGATTCAGAACATACTCGTCGCAAG CATTGTGAGCGCCATATTCAGAACCTGCAGACCCGTGTCCttgagcttcagcaacagttagCTGTGGCCGTGACTGCTGACCGAAAGAAAGATATCATGATTGAACAACTGGACAAG ACCCTGGCCCGCGTGGTGGAGGGCTGGAACCGGCATGAAGCTGAGCGGACAGAGGTGCTTCGGGGACTCCAGGAGGAACGGCAGGCAGCTGAACTCACTAGAAGCAAGCAGCAGGAG ACAGTAACCCGCCTGGAACAAAGCCTTTCTGAGGCCATGGAGGCCCTGAGTCGTGAGCAGGAAGGTGCCCGACTGCAGCAACGGGAAAAAGAGACACTG GAGGAGGAGAGGCAGGCTCTGACCCTGAGCTTGGAACTAGAACAGCAGCGCTGCCAAGTCCTGCAGGAAGAACGGGATGAGGCCCGGGCCGGGCAACTCAGTGAGCGTCGACAGTTGGAGACACTGCAGGTGGCCCTCGAAGAAGAACGGCGGAGCTGGGCCCAGCAGGAGCACCAGCTGAAGGAGCACTACCAGGCGCTGCAGGAGGAGAGCCAGGCTCAGCTGGAAAGGGAGAAG GGGAACACCCAGAGGGAGGCCCAGGCCACCCGGGAGGCCCAGCAGCAGCTGGCCTTGCTGCAGTCTGAGGTGCGGCGGTTGGAAGGAGAGCTGGATACAGCTCGGAGAGAGAGAGACGCCCTGCAGCTGGAGATGAGCCTGGTGCAG GCCCGGTATGAAAGCCAGCGGATCCAGATGGAGTCGGAGCTGGCGGTGCAGCTGGAGCAGCGGGTGACCGAGCGGCTGGCTCAGGCACAGGAGAGCAGCCTTCGGCAGGCAGCCTCCCTGAGGGACCATCACAG GAAGCAGCTGCAGGAGCTGAATGGACAGCACCAGCAGGAATTGTCTACCCAGTTGGCTCAGTTCAAGGTGGAAATAGCAGAGCGGGAGGAGCGgcagcagcaggtggctcagGACTATGAGCTCAG ACTGGCCCGGGAGCAGGCGCGAGTGCGGGAACTGCAGAGTGGGAACCAGCAGCTGGAGGAACAGCGGGTGGAGCTGGTGGAGCGGCTGCAGGCCATGCTGCAGGCCCACTGGGAAGAGGCCACCCGGCTGCTCAGCACCACCACCCTGCCGCCCCACCCCCCG GTTCCCCCCGCCGGCCCCTCCAGCCCTGGGCCGCAGGAACCAGACAAGGGGGAGAGGAGGATCTGGACGGTGCCCACCATGGCAGTGGCCCTGAAGCCTGTGTTGCAGCAGAGCCGGGAGACGCGGGAGGAGCTGCCTGGGGTGCCGCCGCCTGTTctctgcagcccctccccagATCTTAGTCTCCTGCTAGGCCCCACTTTCCAGAGCCAGCATTCCTTCCAGCCTCTGGAGCCAAAGCCGGACCTCACGTCATCTTCAG TGGAGGCCTTCTCTGCAGTTGGGACCTTCCATCCGGATCACCGGGCAGAGCGACCATTCCCTGAGGAAGACCCTGGGTCTGAGGGGGATGGCTTCCTGAAGGAAGGCCTGCCGCCCCCTTCCCAGCTGCAGGGCCTCAAGCATTTTTTGCACCAG CTGCTGGAGACTGCACCCCAGAGCCACGAGAACCCCTCCGTCGATCAGCTTCCCTCTAAGCCAG GTCCTCTGACTGCGCCATCTTGGGAGGAAACCCCTCAGGTGCCACGCCTTCCGCCCCCTGTCCATAAAACTAAAGTTCCCTTAGCCATGGCGTCCAGTCTTTTCCGGGTCCATGAGCTTCCCTCGGCCCCTTCACAGAGCGGTGGTCCCAGTGGTGGCTCCCCAGAGAGAG GTGGAGATGGGCCCGCATCCTCAAGGCAGCTGATGGAAGTGTCTCAGCTGTTACGACTTTACCAAGCTCGGGGCTGGGAGGCACTACCTGCCGAGGATCTGCTGCTTTACCTGAAGAGGCTGGAACATGGCGGCGGCGG GACTGACAGCCGAGGGGAAAATGCCCCCAGAAGGAACACAGACTCCCGCTTGGGTGAGATCCCCCGGAAAGAG GTTCCCTCCCAGGCTCTCCCTCGGCGCCTCGCTGTAGCCCCTAAGACTGACAAACCTCCAGCTCGAAAGAAAAGTGGGCATCCCGCCCCTGGTGGTGTGAGAAGTCGGGGGGGAATCTGGAGATAA
- the CNTROB gene encoding centrobin isoform X2, producing the protein MESVRGQLQSMLQISRDAAYRDPPIPGADSERREEDSFDSDSTATLLNTRPLQDLSPSSSAQAFEELFPRYTSLRPGPPLNPPDFQGLRDALDSEHTRRKHCERHIQNLQTRVLELQQQLAVAVTADRKKDIMIEQLDKTLARVVEGWNRHEAERTEVLRGLQEERQAAELTRSKQQETVTRLEQSLSEAMEALSREQEGARLQQREKETLEEERQALTLSLELEQQRCQVLQEERDEARAGQLSERRQLETLQVALEEERRSWAQQEHQLKEHYQALQEESQAQLEREKGNTQREAQATREAQQQLALLQSEVRRLEGELDTARRERDALQLEMSLVQARYESQRIQMESELAVQLEQRVTERLAQAQESSLRQAASLRDHHRKQLQELNGQHQQELSTQLAQFKVEIAEREERQQQVAQDYELRLAREQARVRELQSGNQQLEEQRVELVERLQAMLQAHWEEATRLLSTTTLPPHPPVPPAGPSSPGPQEPDKGERRIWTVPTMAVALKPVLQQSRETREELPGVPPPVLCSPSPDLSLLLGPTFQSQHSFQPLEPKPDLTSSSVEAFSAVGTFHPDHRAERPFPEEDPGSEGDGFLKEGLPPPSQLQGLKHFLHQLLETAPQSHENPSVDQLPSKPGPLTAPSWEETPQVPRLPPPVHKTKVPLAMASSLFRVHELPSAPSQSGGPSGGSPERGGDGPASSRQLMEVSQLLRLYQARGWEALPAEDLLLYLKRLEHGGGGTDSRGENAPRRNTDSRLGEIPRKEVPSQALPRRLAVAPKTDKPPARKKSGHPAPGGVRSRGGIWR; encoded by the exons ATGGAGAGTGTTCGGGGTCAACTCCAGAGCATGCTCCAAATCTCACGTGATGCGGCTTATC GGGATCCCCCGATTCCAGGTGCCGACTCTGAGAGACGGGAAGAGGACTCCTTTGACAGTGACAGCACAGCCACTTTGCTTAA CACCCGACCGCTGCAAGACTTGTCTCCATCCAGCTCAGCCCAGGCCTTTGAGGAGTTGTTCCCCCGCTACACCAGCCTTCGGCCAGGGCCCCCACTCAACCCCCCAGATTTTCAGGGACTGAGAGATGCACTGGATTCAGAACATACTCGTCGCAAG CATTGTGAGCGCCATATTCAGAACCTGCAGACCCGTGTCCttgagcttcagcaacagttagCTGTGGCCGTGACTGCTGACCGAAAGAAAGATATCATGATTGAACAACTGGACAAG ACCCTGGCCCGCGTGGTGGAGGGCTGGAACCGGCATGAAGCTGAGCGGACAGAGGTGCTTCGGGGACTCCAGGAGGAACGGCAGGCAGCTGAACTCACTAGAAGCAAGCAGCAGGAG ACAGTAACCCGCCTGGAACAAAGCCTTTCTGAGGCCATGGAGGCCCTGAGTCGTGAGCAGGAAGGTGCCCGACTGCAGCAACGGGAAAAAGAGACACTG GAGGAGGAGAGGCAGGCTCTGACCCTGAGCTTGGAACTAGAACAGCAGCGCTGCCAAGTCCTGCAGGAAGAACGGGATGAGGCCCGGGCCGGGCAACTCAGTGAGCGTCGACAGTTGGAGACACTGCAGGTGGCCCTCGAAGAAGAACGGCGGAGCTGGGCCCAGCAGGAGCACCAGCTGAAGGAGCACTACCAGGCGCTGCAGGAGGAGAGCCAGGCTCAGCTGGAAAGGGAGAAG GGGAACACCCAGAGGGAGGCCCAGGCCACCCGGGAGGCCCAGCAGCAGCTGGCCTTGCTGCAGTCTGAGGTGCGGCGGTTGGAAGGAGAGCTGGATACAGCTCGGAGAGAGAGAGACGCCCTGCAGCTGGAGATGAGCCTGGTGCAG GCCCGGTATGAAAGCCAGCGGATCCAGATGGAGTCGGAGCTGGCGGTGCAGCTGGAGCAGCGGGTGACCGAGCGGCTGGCTCAGGCACAGGAGAGCAGCCTTCGGCAGGCAGCCTCCCTGAGGGACCATCACAG GAAGCAGCTGCAGGAGCTGAATGGACAGCACCAGCAGGAATTGTCTACCCAGTTGGCTCAGTTCAAGGTGGAAATAGCAGAGCGGGAGGAGCGgcagcagcaggtggctcagGACTATGAGCTCAG ACTGGCCCGGGAGCAGGCGCGAGTGCGGGAACTGCAGAGTGGGAACCAGCAGCTGGAGGAACAGCGGGTGGAGCTGGTGGAGCGGCTGCAGGCCATGCTGCAGGCCCACTGGGAAGAGGCCACCCGGCTGCTCAGCACCACCACCCTGCCGCCCCACCCCCCG GTTCCCCCCGCCGGCCCCTCCAGCCCTGGGCCGCAGGAACCAGACAAGGGGGAGAGGAGGATCTGGACGGTGCCCACCATGGCAGTGGCCCTGAAGCCTGTGTTGCAGCAGAGCCGGGAGACGCGGGAGGAGCTGCCTGGGGTGCCGCCGCCTGTTctctgcagcccctccccagATCTTAGTCTCCTGCTAGGCCCCACTTTCCAGAGCCAGCATTCCTTCCAGCCTCTGGAGCCAAAGCCGGACCTCACGTCATCTTCAG TGGAGGCCTTCTCTGCAGTTGGGACCTTCCATCCGGATCACCGGGCAGAGCGACCATTCCCTGAGGAAGACCCTGGGTCTGAGGGGGATGGCTTCCTGAAGGAAGGCCTGCCGCCCCCTTCCCAGCTGCAGGGCCTCAAGCATTTTTTGCACCAG CTGCTGGAGACTGCACCCCAGAGCCACGAGAACCCCTCCGTCGATCAGCTTCCCTCTAAGCCAG GTCCTCTGACTGCGCCATCTTGGGAGGAAACCCCTCAGGTGCCACGCCTTCCGCCCCCTGTCCATAAAACTAAAGTTCCCTTAGCCATGGCGTCCAGTCTTTTCCGGGTCCATGAGCTTCCCTCGGCCCCTTCACAGAGCGGTGGTCCCAGTGGTGGCTCCCCAGAGAGAG GTGGAGATGGGCCCGCATCCTCAAGGCAGCTGATGGAAGTGTCTCAGCTGTTACGACTTTACCAAGCTCGGGGCTGGGAGGCACTACCTGCCGAGGATCTGCTGCTTTACCTGAAGAGGCTGGAACATGGCGGCGGCGG GACTGACAGCCGAGGGGAAAATGCCCCCAGAAGGAACACAGACTCCCGCTTGGGTGAGATCCCCCGGAAAGAG GTTCCCTCCCAGGCTCTCCCTCGGCGCCTCGCTGTAGCCCCTAAGACTGACAAACCTCCAGCTCGAAAGAAAAGTGGGCATCCCGCCCCTGGTGGTGTGAGAAGTCGGGGGGGAATCTGGAGATAA
- the TRAPPC1 gene encoding trafficking protein particle complex subunit 1 → MTVHNLYLFDRNGVCLHYSEWHRKKQAGIPKEEEYKLMYGMLFSIRSFVSKMSPLDMKDGFLAFQTSRYKLHYYETPTGIKVVMNTDLGVGPIRDVLHHIYSALYVELVVKNPLCPLGQTVQSELFRSRLDSYVRSLPFFSARAG, encoded by the exons ATGACTGTCCACAACCTGTACCTGTTTGACCGAAATGGAGTGTGTCTGCATTACAGCGAGTGGCACCGCAAGAAGCAAGCAGGGATCCCTAAGGAGGAG GAGTACAAGCTGATGTACGGGATGCTCTTCTCTATCCGCTCTTTTGTCAGCAAGATGTCCCCGCTAGACAT GAAGGACGGCTTCCTGGCCTTCCAAACTAGCCGTTACAAACTCCATTACTACGAGACGCCCACTGGGATCAAGGTTGTCATGAATACAGACTTGGGCGTGGGGCCCATCCGAGATGTGCTGCACCACATCTACAGTGCG CTGTATGTGGagctggtggtgaagaatcccctGTGCCCGCTTGGCCAGACTGTGCAAAGTGAGCTCTTCCGCTCCCGACTGGACTCCTACGTCCGCTCTCTGCCCTTCTTCTCCGCCCGGGCTGGCTGA
- the CNTROB gene encoding centrobin isoform X3 — translation MVPSISLRWRVFGVNSRACSKSHVMRLIVRDPPIPGADSERREEDSFDSDSTATLLNTRPLQDLSPSSSAQAFEELFPRYTSLRPGPPLNPPDFQGLRDALDSEHTRRKHCERHIQNLQTRVLELQQQLAVAVTADRKKDIMIEQLDKTLARVVEGWNRHEAERTEVLRGLQEERQAAELTRSKQQETVTRLEQSLSEAMEALSREQEGARLQQREKETLEEERQALTLSLELEQQRCQVLQEERDEARAGQLSERRQLETLQVALEEERRSWAQQEHQLKEHYQALQEESQAQLEREKGNTQREAQATREAQQQLALLQSEVRRLEGELDTARRERDALQLEMSLVQARYESQRIQMESELAVQLEQRVTERLAQAQESSLRQAASLRDHHRKQLQELNGQHQQELSTQLAQFKVEIAEREERQQQVAQDYELRLAREQARVRELQSGNQQLEEQRVELVERLQAMLQAHWEEATRLLSTTTLPPHPPVPPAGPSSPGPQEPDKGERRIWTVPTMAVALKPVLQQSRETREELPGVPPPVLCSPSPDLSLLLGPTFQSQHSFQPLEPKPDLTSSSVEAFSAVGTFHPDHRAERPFPEEDPGSEGDGFLKEGLPPPSQLQGLKHFLHQLLETAPQSHENPSVDQLPSKPGPLTAPSWEETPQVPRLPPPVHKTKVPLAMASSLFRVHELPSAPSQSGGPSGGSPERGGDGPASSRQLMEVSQLLRLYQARGWEALPAEDLLLYLKRLEHGGGGTDSRGENAPRRNTDSRLGEIPRKEVPSQALPRRLAVAPKTDKPPARKKSGHPAPGGVRSRGGIWR, via the exons ATGGTTCCAAGCATATCTTTGAGATGGAGAGTGTTCGGGGTCAACTCCAGAGCATGCTCCAAATCTCACGTGATGCGGCTTATCGTGA GGGATCCCCCGATTCCAGGTGCCGACTCTGAGAGACGGGAAGAGGACTCCTTTGACAGTGACAGCACAGCCACTTTGCTTAA CACCCGACCGCTGCAAGACTTGTCTCCATCCAGCTCAGCCCAGGCCTTTGAGGAGTTGTTCCCCCGCTACACCAGCCTTCGGCCAGGGCCCCCACTCAACCCCCCAGATTTTCAGGGACTGAGAGATGCACTGGATTCAGAACATACTCGTCGCAAG CATTGTGAGCGCCATATTCAGAACCTGCAGACCCGTGTCCttgagcttcagcaacagttagCTGTGGCCGTGACTGCTGACCGAAAGAAAGATATCATGATTGAACAACTGGACAAG ACCCTGGCCCGCGTGGTGGAGGGCTGGAACCGGCATGAAGCTGAGCGGACAGAGGTGCTTCGGGGACTCCAGGAGGAACGGCAGGCAGCTGAACTCACTAGAAGCAAGCAGCAGGAG ACAGTAACCCGCCTGGAACAAAGCCTTTCTGAGGCCATGGAGGCCCTGAGTCGTGAGCAGGAAGGTGCCCGACTGCAGCAACGGGAAAAAGAGACACTG GAGGAGGAGAGGCAGGCTCTGACCCTGAGCTTGGAACTAGAACAGCAGCGCTGCCAAGTCCTGCAGGAAGAACGGGATGAGGCCCGGGCCGGGCAACTCAGTGAGCGTCGACAGTTGGAGACACTGCAGGTGGCCCTCGAAGAAGAACGGCGGAGCTGGGCCCAGCAGGAGCACCAGCTGAAGGAGCACTACCAGGCGCTGCAGGAGGAGAGCCAGGCTCAGCTGGAAAGGGAGAAG GGGAACACCCAGAGGGAGGCCCAGGCCACCCGGGAGGCCCAGCAGCAGCTGGCCTTGCTGCAGTCTGAGGTGCGGCGGTTGGAAGGAGAGCTGGATACAGCTCGGAGAGAGAGAGACGCCCTGCAGCTGGAGATGAGCCTGGTGCAG GCCCGGTATGAAAGCCAGCGGATCCAGATGGAGTCGGAGCTGGCGGTGCAGCTGGAGCAGCGGGTGACCGAGCGGCTGGCTCAGGCACAGGAGAGCAGCCTTCGGCAGGCAGCCTCCCTGAGGGACCATCACAG GAAGCAGCTGCAGGAGCTGAATGGACAGCACCAGCAGGAATTGTCTACCCAGTTGGCTCAGTTCAAGGTGGAAATAGCAGAGCGGGAGGAGCGgcagcagcaggtggctcagGACTATGAGCTCAG ACTGGCCCGGGAGCAGGCGCGAGTGCGGGAACTGCAGAGTGGGAACCAGCAGCTGGAGGAACAGCGGGTGGAGCTGGTGGAGCGGCTGCAGGCCATGCTGCAGGCCCACTGGGAAGAGGCCACCCGGCTGCTCAGCACCACCACCCTGCCGCCCCACCCCCCG GTTCCCCCCGCCGGCCCCTCCAGCCCTGGGCCGCAGGAACCAGACAAGGGGGAGAGGAGGATCTGGACGGTGCCCACCATGGCAGTGGCCCTGAAGCCTGTGTTGCAGCAGAGCCGGGAGACGCGGGAGGAGCTGCCTGGGGTGCCGCCGCCTGTTctctgcagcccctccccagATCTTAGTCTCCTGCTAGGCCCCACTTTCCAGAGCCAGCATTCCTTCCAGCCTCTGGAGCCAAAGCCGGACCTCACGTCATCTTCAG TGGAGGCCTTCTCTGCAGTTGGGACCTTCCATCCGGATCACCGGGCAGAGCGACCATTCCCTGAGGAAGACCCTGGGTCTGAGGGGGATGGCTTCCTGAAGGAAGGCCTGCCGCCCCCTTCCCAGCTGCAGGGCCTCAAGCATTTTTTGCACCAG CTGCTGGAGACTGCACCCCAGAGCCACGAGAACCCCTCCGTCGATCAGCTTCCCTCTAAGCCAG GTCCTCTGACTGCGCCATCTTGGGAGGAAACCCCTCAGGTGCCACGCCTTCCGCCCCCTGTCCATAAAACTAAAGTTCCCTTAGCCATGGCGTCCAGTCTTTTCCGGGTCCATGAGCTTCCCTCGGCCCCTTCACAGAGCGGTGGTCCCAGTGGTGGCTCCCCAGAGAGAG GTGGAGATGGGCCCGCATCCTCAAGGCAGCTGATGGAAGTGTCTCAGCTGTTACGACTTTACCAAGCTCGGGGCTGGGAGGCACTACCTGCCGAGGATCTGCTGCTTTACCTGAAGAGGCTGGAACATGGCGGCGGCGG GACTGACAGCCGAGGGGAAAATGCCCCCAGAAGGAACACAGACTCCCGCTTGGGTGAGATCCCCCGGAAAGAG GTTCCCTCCCAGGCTCTCCCTCGGCGCCTCGCTGTAGCCCCTAAGACTGACAAACCTCCAGCTCGAAAGAAAAGTGGGCATCCCGCCCCTGGTGGTGTGAGAAGTCGGGGGGGAATCTGGAGATAA